In one Methanothrix sp. genomic region, the following are encoded:
- a CDS encoding acetate--CoA ligase family protein codes for MTGNFEEIAAQALGEGRTYLMEHESKHILMDAGLETTGAHLASSADDAVRIANHLGYPVVLKVLSRDVIHKSDAGGVKLNLQDADAVRSAYKEMEEIFRERGMIGVSVQSMAKPGIEVIVGVTRDPTFGPVIMFGLGGVFVEVLRDVSFRSIPISEDDAESMIREIRGYPLLRGYRGISGDIDAIKSILLSVSDLVERNQIIKEMDLNPVFVYPRGYTVADARIILDSSSPASAPDTTRSQSAGDMSGLFYPQSIAVIGASNTKGKLGWNVFYNLLTHGYKGRLYPVNPNASEVQGVRAYPSIKDVPEPVDVAIVLVPAGMTPQVVQDCCAAGVRYIVVESAGFAELGEEGRRIEREILSIVRRHGCRLLGPNCSGIINTNCGVVESIGVVEELNRGNVGLIAQAGVYAAGYLWGLRRVLDFGIIATIGNKLDLNETDMLEAIGMDDNIKVVCMYLEDVKGGRRFIDVAREVSRRKPVVVLKTGRTEAGKRAVSSHTASLAGNDLIYSAVFRQAGLIRARDNDHMFALARAFSKQPLPVNDGVFVISYAGSLGVAAADAISMNGMRLAELSPELKDELRRVLPRYVSGMNPVDFTFDQTPEQVRRTIEIAVRSEDVGSFIVVIQTEMLGAYIDTLRSIDYRGRPILAVVASKEFVIDDTIKMERAGIPVYSTPEQAAEVLGAMWMYRKERG; via the coding sequence ATGACCGGTAACTTCGAGGAAATAGCTGCACAGGCGCTTGGAGAGGGAAGGACATATCTGATGGAGCACGAGAGCAAGCACATTCTCATGGACGCTGGGCTGGAGACAACCGGCGCCCATCTCGCATCTAGCGCCGATGATGCTGTGAGAATCGCGAACCATCTCGGCTATCCTGTTGTTCTCAAGGTTCTCTCCAGGGATGTGATACACAAATCAGATGCTGGTGGGGTCAAACTGAATCTCCAGGATGCTGATGCTGTGAGATCTGCATACAAGGAGATGGAAGAGATCTTCCGGGAGAGGGGGATGATCGGCGTCTCGGTTCAGAGTATGGCCAAGCCTGGGATAGAGGTCATCGTTGGGGTTACGAGAGATCCAACATTTGGGCCGGTGATCATGTTCGGGCTCGGAGGCGTCTTCGTGGAGGTGCTCAGGGACGTGAGCTTCAGATCGATACCCATCTCTGAGGATGACGCAGAGTCGATGATCCGGGAGATCAGAGGCTACCCGCTGCTCAGAGGATACCGCGGCATCTCAGGAGATATCGATGCGATCAAGAGCATTCTCCTCAGTGTATCGGATCTCGTAGAGAGGAATCAGATCATAAAGGAGATGGACCTCAACCCGGTCTTCGTCTATCCCCGGGGATACACGGTAGCTGATGCCAGGATCATACTTGATAGCTCCTCCCCAGCATCAGCCCCAGATACGACTCGTTCTCAGAGCGCTGGTGATATGAGTGGTCTGTTTTACCCGCAGAGCATAGCTGTGATCGGCGCTTCAAACACAAAGGGGAAGCTGGGATGGAACGTCTTTTACAACCTGCTCACTCATGGTTATAAAGGCAGGCTCTATCCTGTAAATCCAAATGCCTCAGAGGTGCAGGGCGTAAGGGCGTATCCGAGCATAAAGGACGTGCCGGAGCCTGTGGATGTCGCGATAGTGCTTGTACCAGCGGGCATGACACCGCAGGTTGTGCAGGACTGCTGCGCAGCAGGGGTGAGGTATATCGTTGTTGAGTCCGCTGGGTTCGCTGAGCTCGGCGAGGAGGGCAGGAGGATAGAGAGGGAGATTCTGTCCATAGTGCGGAGGCACGGATGCAGGCTTCTTGGACCAAACTGCTCCGGGATCATAAACACAAACTGCGGCGTGGTTGAATCGATAGGGGTCGTCGAGGAGCTCAACCGTGGGAACGTGGGGCTCATAGCCCAGGCTGGAGTTTATGCTGCAGGCTACCTCTGGGGTCTGAGGAGGGTTCTGGACTTCGGGATTATCGCGACGATAGGGAACAAGCTTGACCTCAATGAGACCGACATGCTCGAGGCCATCGGCATGGATGATAACATAAAGGTTGTATGCATGTACCTGGAGGACGTCAAGGGAGGCAGGCGGTTCATAGATGTCGCGAGGGAGGTCTCGAGGCGGAAGCCGGTTGTGGTTCTTAAGACCGGCAGGACCGAGGCCGGAAAGAGGGCGGTCTCCTCACACACAGCATCACTTGCAGGAAACGACCTGATATACAGCGCGGTCTTCAGGCAGGCCGGGCTCATTCGGGCGAGAGACAACGACCACATGTTCGCGCTCGCCAGGGCCTTCTCGAAGCAGCCCCTGCCCGTGAACGACGGAGTGTTCGTGATCTCCTACGCCGGCTCCCTGGGCGTTGCGGCGGCGGATGCCATATCCATGAACGGCATGCGTCTGGCCGAGCTCTCCCCTGAGCTGAAGGACGAGCTGCGCAGGGTGCTGCCCAGATATGTCTCAGGCATGAATCCCGTTGACTTCACATTCGACCAGACACCTGAGCAGGTCAGGAGGACAATAGAGATCGCTGTGAGGAGCGAGGACGTTGGCAGCTTTATAGTGGTCATACAGACAGAGATGCTTGGAGCATACATCGATACGCTCAGATCCATCGACTACAGAGGAAGGCCCATACTGGCGGTCGTTGCATCCAAGGAGTTCGTGATCGACGACACGATAAAAATGGAGCGCGCCGGCATTCCTGTATACTCCACACCGGAGCAGGCCGCGGAGGTCCTCGGTGCGATGTGGATGTACAGGAAAGAGCGCGGATGA